One segment of Nitrospinota bacterium DNA contains the following:
- a CDS encoding tetratricopeptide repeat protein: IEDYSTAIDKGTKNAAIYYLRGAAYQGIGDYPHVIEDCNAALKLDPKYGAAYSMRGNAFSEIQDYQRAADDFSAALKLDPKDAEIYYNRGFNYWIMGDTKRAIADYSAALKLGAKEARIYYFRGAAYRDQGDNKHAVEDLSEAIKLDPERRIAYSTRGNVYSALGDKKKAIEDYSAAIALDASDAATFIARGDLYFALGDNQRTIEDHSAAIKLDPKNAEAYVSRGNAYGALGDTKRAIEDYKAGARLDHKPAQEYLTSQGVKW; the protein is encoded by the coding sequence ATAGAGGATTACAGCACGGCCATCGATAAGGGGACGAAAAATGCCGCGATCTATTACTTGCGCGGAGCCGCTTACCAGGGGATTGGCGATTATCCGCATGTGATCGAGGATTGCAACGCGGCGCTCAAGCTGGACCCGAAATACGGCGCCGCCTACTCCATGCGGGGGAATGCTTTTAGCGAGATTCAGGATTACCAGCGCGCGGCGGATGATTTCAGCGCGGCCCTCAAGCTGGATCCGAAAGACGCCGAGATTTATTACAACCGCGGGTTTAACTATTGGATCATGGGCGATACCAAGCGGGCGATTGCGGATTATAGCGCGGCGCTCAAGCTGGGGGCGAAGGAGGCAAGAATCTACTACTTCCGGGGCGCCGCCTACCGCGACCAGGGGGATAACAAACATGCGGTCGAGGATCTTAGCGAGGCGATCAAGCTGGACCCGGAACGCAGGATCGCCTACAGCACACGGGGGAACGTCTACAGCGCCCTTGGCGACAAGAAAAAAGCGATAGAGGATTACAGCGCGGCGATCGCGCTGGATGCCTCGGATGCCGCCACCTTCATCGCGCGCGGCGATCTCTACTTCGCCCTTGGCGATAACCAGCGCACGATCGAAGACCACAGCGCGGCGATTAAGCTGGATCCGAAGAATGCGGAAGCCTACGTCAGCCGGGGGAATGCCTACGGCGCCCTTGGCGATACCAAACGGGCTATAGAGGATTATAAAGCTGGGGCGCGCCTCGACCATAAACCCGCACAGGAATACCTGACATCCCAAGGTGTCAAGTGGTAG